The following proteins are encoded in a genomic region of Tenebrio molitor chromosome 7, icTenMoli1.1, whole genome shotgun sequence:
- the LOC138135579 gene encoding nardilysin-like isoform X4, producing the protein MAVQDNTLRCRQFILSLAKNDVPVNTFAWGNLITLRDNISEDELYDGVHEFRKRHYSANRMTLSIQARLPMDVLQKYVLECFSNVPSNDLPPDDFKLCTLMFDTPEFAKFYYLQPIKDGIQVHLSWVLPSLQHKYKSKPHYYVSWVLGYEGRGSLLAYLIKKVWALTLAVGYEDDENSLYTLFSVNIVLTEEGLNHLYEVIEVVYSYINMFKKLGPQERIHNEIKSIADADFKFANERNALCVVHSLAYAMQLYPPADYLTGSELHSEYDPDDIKMTLNNLEPRKMNVIVYCNKPPSGINYSKSEKWFGTKYTQQDVPDEWLKKWEEASPSSELFLPSPNQFLTEDFTILDKEENHPDYPEKVFSSELIEIWYRKDEQYKLPDAFYGLYLINPLIVKTAKMKAMVDFYVTLLELQLNEEVFPAKMALFSCGISNGDKGITLSLSGYNQKLHLLSELIAKYIVDFKSNLREEMFTAVKEKLIEYFYNRLRDPDCLADDVRLSLIVNNYHSLVDKYNIVCSITMDSMKKFSEEFISTLYVKALVQGNVTREHAINVVKNFVSTINCKPISSSSYPKFRVCQIPKGETFCVMESFNTRDSNSIIINYYQCGTYTIKGRVIIEIVMLIIEEPLFDTLRTKEQLGYSVSCSERDTTGILGFSITVNAQATKHSTEYVDGRIEEFIKQMSQLLANMSPEAFERTKQDLIKTKRCADTHLGEEFYRNWFEIYDEDYTFDRVTQDIKELEQLVIGDVQTWWETHTLHGNKENFRKLSVQVVGSRSSQGNAEKREICDEDENKNSKLTLKFLNYDDNDKKCEDERRCMINSVAGFKDNLFLYPLVCNYTIKN; encoded by the exons ATGGCAGTTCAAGACAACACTTTACGTTGcagacaatttattttaagtttGGCTAAAAATGATGTTCCTGTAAACACTTTTGCTTGGGGTAATTTGATCACTTTGAGGGATAACATCTCTGAAGATGAACTGTATGATGGAGTACATGAATTCAGAAAACGTCATTACTCAGCTAACAGAATGACTCTAAGCATTCAA GCTAGATTACCAATGGATGTGTtgcaaaaatatgtattagaGTGTTTTAGTAATGTACCATCTAATGATTTACCACCAGATGATTTCAAACTATGTACATTAATGTTTGACACACCTGAGTTTGCaaagttttattatctgcAACCCATTAAAGATGGTATTCAG gTGCATCTGTCTTGGGTTTTACCTTCGCTTCAGCACAAGTACAAAAGCAAACCACATTATTATGTTTCGTGGGTACTTGGATACGAAGGAAGAGGCAGTCTTTTggcatatttaataaaaaa GGTTTGGGCTTTAACACTGGCAGTCGGCTACGAAGATGATGAAAATTCATTGTACACTTTATTTTCTGTCAACATAGTTTTAACTGAAGAAGGTTTAAACCACTTGTACGAG GTAATTGAAGTTGTTTATTCTTATATTAACATGTTCAAGAAGCTTGGACCACAAGAACGTATTCATAATGAAATCAAGAGCATCGCTGACgcagattttaaatttgccaacgAACGGAATGCACTGTGTGTGGTACATTCTTTGGCTTACGCAATGCAACTCTATCCACCTGCGGATTACTTAACTGGAAGTGAATTGCACTCTGAATACGATCCTGAtgatattaaaatgacgttAAATAATCTCGAACCGCGTAAAATGAACGTCATTGTTTATTGTAACAAACCACCTTCTGGTATAAACTATTCTAAATCTGAAAAGTGGTTTGGTACAAAATATACACAACAAG ATGTTCCTGATGAATGGTTAAAGAAATGGGAAGAGGCTTCACCCTCGAGTGAACTTTTTTTGCCTTCCCCCAATCAATTTTTGACGGAAGATTTTACAATCTTAGATAAAGAGGAAAATCATCCCGACTATCCTGAAAAAGTCTTTAGTTCAGAACTGATAGAAATTTGGTATAGAAAGGATGAGCAATATAAGTTACCAGACGCCTTCTACGGCTTATATCTGATTAATCCATTAATTGTAAAAACTGCTAAAAT GAAAGCAATGGTAGATTTCTATGTAACGCTATTAGAGTTACAATTAAATGAAGAGGTTTTTCCAGCGAAGATGGCTCTATTTTCATGTGGGATTTCTAACGGTGATAAAGGTATTACCCTGTCATTATCGGGTTACAATCAAAAGTTACAT CTACTCAGTGAATTAATTGCTAAGTATATAGTCGATTTTAAGTCGAATCTCCGTGAAGAAATGTTCACAGCAGTCAAAGAAAAATTGATCGAATATTTCTACAATCGTCTACGAGATCCTGATTGTTTAGCAGA CGACGTTAGATTATCGTTAATAGTAAATAATTATCACTCTTTGGTGGATAAATATAATATTGTATGTTCTATTACAATGGACTCGATGAAGAAATTTTCTGAAGAGTTTATATCTACTTTGTACGTAAAAGCGTTGGTTCAGGGAAACGTCACTAGAGAACATGCAATTAATGTTGTGAAGAATTTTGTATCGACAATAAATTGCAAACCAATCAGTTCTAGTAGTTATCCAAAA TTTCGAGTATGTCAAATACCGAAAGGAGAAACTTTCTGCGTAATGGAATCATTCAATACAAGAGACTCCAACTCgattattatcaattattatcaatgtGGAACTTATACCATCAAAGGTAGAGTAATAATAGAAATTGTGATG cTGATAATTGAAGAACCTTTATTTGATACTTTACGCACTAAAGAGCAACTGGGCTACAGCGTGAGCTGCTCTGAGAGAGATACAACCGGAATTTTGGGTTTTTCAATAACTGTCAACGCTCAAGCTACCAAACACAGTACCGAATATGTTGACGGTCGAATCGAAGAGTTCATCAAACAAATGTCACAATTGTTGGCGAACATGTCTCCGGAAGCATTTGAAAGAACAAAACAAGATctcatcaaaacaaaacgGTGTGCAGATACGCACTTGGGTGAAGAATTTTACCGAAATTGGTTCGAAATTTATGACGAGGACTACACGTTCGATCGAGTGACGCAAGACATCAAAGAACTcgaacaacttgtaattggtGACGTGCAAACTTGGTGGGAAACGCACACTCTACACggtaataaagaaaatttcagGAAATTAAGCGTACAA GTTGTAGGTTCGAGAAGTTCTCAAGGAAACGCCGAGAAACGGGAAATTTGTGATGAAGATGAGAATAAAA ATTCAAAATTAACGTtgaagtttttaaattatgacGATAATGACAAGAAATGTGAAGATGAAAGACGATGCATGATAAACAGCGTTGCTGGTTTTAAAGACAACTTATTTTTGTATCCATTGGTGTGCAActatacaattaaaaattaa